A window of Pomacea canaliculata isolate SZHN2017 linkage group LG3, ASM307304v1, whole genome shotgun sequence contains these coding sequences:
- the LOC112560453 gene encoding uncharacterized protein LOC112560453 isoform X2, producing the protein MDEGVFQTPAPTWPAREFRGAWVATVSNIDWPTSSHSTPSAQQAELRALFDTLHKLNFNAIIFQVRTEGDAFYESRFDPWSRFLTGQQGKEPSPKWDPLSVAIQEAHARGMELHAWFNPYRARSGSSSKTGLASNHIANQLPQYTYAYGNNLWVDPGASEVKSRTYSTIMDVVNRYDVDGIHFDDYFYPYPVSGEEFPDSHTYSAYKASGGNLSRDDWRHQNVDWLVKKLSMDIKDSRPWVKFGISPFGIWMSGQPSGVVGLSSNTALFADSRKWLMEGWVDYLTPQIYWEISAAHQSFTALSDWWLNQNPKARHLYPGCATYKIVNSNWSITELQHQVEQTRARRSRHDLGNIFFSAKYYKDNTHGIADLFKSTVYASPALPPYMEWLHTNTFGPYVPEGVAVKSGTITWNATSSDGVRARAVYRFDDSTQHWVLKHVLPPHTSSLTVEPGQYALTAVNRVGRESNAQTVIVTTPLVG; encoded by the exons ATGGACGAAG GTGTCTTCCAAACACCGGCCCCCACCTGGCCTGCGCGAGAGTTTCGTGGTGCATGGGTGGCAACCGTGTCTAACATCGATTGGCCGACGTCTAGTCACTCCACACCCAGCGCCCAACAAGCCGAGCTGCGAGCTCTGTTCGACACACTACACAAACTTAATTTCAATGCCATCATCTTTCAG GTGCGCACGGAGGGCGATGCTTTCTACGAAAGCAGATTCGACCCATGGAGCAGATTTCTGACGGGCCAGCAAGGGAAAGAACCGAGCCCCAAGTGGGACCCCCTGTCCGTCGCCATCCAAGAGGCTCACGCGCGTGGAATGGAACTTCATGCCTGGTTCAATCCCTACAG GGCCAGGTCAGGATCCAGCAGTAAAACCGGTCTGGCCAGCAACCACATCGCTAACCAGCTGCCCCAGTACACCTACGCCTATGGCAACAACCTCTGGGTGGATCCCGGTGCCAGCGAGGTCAAGAGCAGGACATACAGCACCATTATGGACGTCGTTAACCGCTATGACGTCGACGGCATTCACTTCGATGACTACTTCTACCCGTACCCCGTCAGCGGCGAGGAGTTTCCCGACAGCCACACGTACAGCGCCTACAAGGCTTCCGGAGGAAATCTATCACGTGACGACTGGCGTCACCAAAACGTTGACTGGCTGGTGAAGAAGCTGTCCATGGACATCAAGGACTCCCGCCCCTGGGTCAAGTTCGGCATCAGTCCTTTCGGCATCTGGATGAGTGGACAGCCTTCTGGAGTTGTGGGTCTTTCTTCAAATACAG CCTTGTTTGCGGACAGCAGGAAATGGTTGATGGAAGGGTGGGTGGACTACCTAACTCCTCAAATCTACTGGGAGATCAGTGCTGCGCATCAGAGTTTCACGGCCCTCTCCGACTGGTGGCTGAATCAGAACCCCAAGGCGCGTCACTTGTACCCGGGGTGCGCAACATACAAAATCGTCAACAGCAACTGGTCGATAACCGAACTTCAACATCAG GTGGAGCAGACCCGCGCCAGAAGAAGTCGCCATGACCTGGGCAACATTTTCTTCAGCGCCAAGTACTACAAAGACAACACCCACGGCATCGCTGACCTCTTCAAGTCCACAGTGTACGCCAGCCCAGCCTTGCCCCCTTACATGGAATGGcttcacacaaacacttttgGTCCCTACGTGCCGGAGGGTGTGGCTGTCAAAAGCG GGACCATAACGTGGAATGCCACTTCAAGCGACGGGGTGCGAGCCCGCGCCGTGTACAGATTTGATGACAGCACGCAGCACTGGGTCTTGAAGCACGTGCTGCCTCCTCACACCAGCAGCCTGACAGTAGAGCCCGGCCAGTACGCGCTGACGGCAGTAAACCGGGTGGGAAGAGAAAGTAACGCCCAAACCGTCATTGTAACGACTCCACTGGTTGGTTAA
- the LOC112560453 gene encoding uncharacterized protein LOC112560453 isoform X1 — MAFLVLAATLVVGTSFCHADSVGSVFQTPAPTWPAREFRGAWVATVSNIDWPTSSHSTPSAQQAELRALFDTLHKLNFNAIIFQVRTEGDAFYESRFDPWSRFLTGQQGKEPSPKWDPLSVAIQEAHARGMELHAWFNPYRARSGSSSKTGLASNHIANQLPQYTYAYGNNLWVDPGASEVKSRTYSTIMDVVNRYDVDGIHFDDYFYPYPVSGEEFPDSHTYSAYKASGGNLSRDDWRHQNVDWLVKKLSMDIKDSRPWVKFGISPFGIWMSGQPSGVVGLSSNTALFADSRKWLMEGWVDYLTPQIYWEISAAHQSFTALSDWWLNQNPKARHLYPGCATYKIVNSNWSITELQHQVEQTRARRSRHDLGNIFFSAKYYKDNTHGIADLFKSTVYASPALPPYMEWLHTNTFGPYVPEGVAVKSGTITWNATSSDGVRARAVYRFDDSTQHWVLKHVLPPHTSSLTVEPGQYALTAVNRVGRESNAQTVIVTTPLVG; from the exons ATGGCGTTTCTTGTTCTGGCTGCAACGCTTGTCGTGGGAACATCCTTCTGTCACGCGGATTCTGTCGGCA GTGTCTTCCAAACACCGGCCCCCACCTGGCCTGCGCGAGAGTTTCGTGGTGCATGGGTGGCAACCGTGTCTAACATCGATTGGCCGACGTCTAGTCACTCCACACCCAGCGCCCAACAAGCCGAGCTGCGAGCTCTGTTCGACACACTACACAAACTTAATTTCAATGCCATCATCTTTCAG GTGCGCACGGAGGGCGATGCTTTCTACGAAAGCAGATTCGACCCATGGAGCAGATTTCTGACGGGCCAGCAAGGGAAAGAACCGAGCCCCAAGTGGGACCCCCTGTCCGTCGCCATCCAAGAGGCTCACGCGCGTGGAATGGAACTTCATGCCTGGTTCAATCCCTACAG GGCCAGGTCAGGATCCAGCAGTAAAACCGGTCTGGCCAGCAACCACATCGCTAACCAGCTGCCCCAGTACACCTACGCCTATGGCAACAACCTCTGGGTGGATCCCGGTGCCAGCGAGGTCAAGAGCAGGACATACAGCACCATTATGGACGTCGTTAACCGCTATGACGTCGACGGCATTCACTTCGATGACTACTTCTACCCGTACCCCGTCAGCGGCGAGGAGTTTCCCGACAGCCACACGTACAGCGCCTACAAGGCTTCCGGAGGAAATCTATCACGTGACGACTGGCGTCACCAAAACGTTGACTGGCTGGTGAAGAAGCTGTCCATGGACATCAAGGACTCCCGCCCCTGGGTCAAGTTCGGCATCAGTCCTTTCGGCATCTGGATGAGTGGACAGCCTTCTGGAGTTGTGGGTCTTTCTTCAAATACAG CCTTGTTTGCGGACAGCAGGAAATGGTTGATGGAAGGGTGGGTGGACTACCTAACTCCTCAAATCTACTGGGAGATCAGTGCTGCGCATCAGAGTTTCACGGCCCTCTCCGACTGGTGGCTGAATCAGAACCCCAAGGCGCGTCACTTGTACCCGGGGTGCGCAACATACAAAATCGTCAACAGCAACTGGTCGATAACCGAACTTCAACATCAG GTGGAGCAGACCCGCGCCAGAAGAAGTCGCCATGACCTGGGCAACATTTTCTTCAGCGCCAAGTACTACAAAGACAACACCCACGGCATCGCTGACCTCTTCAAGTCCACAGTGTACGCCAGCCCAGCCTTGCCCCCTTACATGGAATGGcttcacacaaacacttttgGTCCCTACGTGCCGGAGGGTGTGGCTGTCAAAAGCG GGACCATAACGTGGAATGCCACTTCAAGCGACGGGGTGCGAGCCCGCGCCGTGTACAGATTTGATGACAGCACGCAGCACTGGGTCTTGAAGCACGTGCTGCCTCCTCACACCAGCAGCCTGACAGTAGAGCCCGGCCAGTACGCGCTGACGGCAGTAAACCGGGTGGGAAGAGAAAGTAACGCCCAAACCGTCATTGTAACGACTCCACTGGTTGGTTAA